The window ggcacgaaagtatccaatattgggcttccgtcctttccaaagttcatagggggttttcttgagtataggtctaactagagccctattaagaatgtagcatgctgtgttaacagcctctccccaaaaatactttggaagcctatgctcatccagcattgtcctggctatttcaaccagagttttgttcttcctttctacaaccccattttgctgaggtgttctaggagcagaaaaattgtggtcaatgccgctggcttcacagaattcaacaaacttttggtttttgaattctccatcgttatcactacggatatgagctaattttaggtctttttcattttcaattttcctaaccaaatttgaaaatgtctcaaaggtctcatccttgctggtcagcaagataacccacgtataccgagagaaatcatctacaatgaccaaggaaaatcttcttccacccagactcagcggctggactggaccaaagagatccaagtgtagtaattctaacggacgtttagttgagacaatgtttttactgtgaaaagattgtttggtttgttttccagcttggcaagcgtggcataattgatctttttgaaatttaagttcaagcagtccctcaaccaattgctttcttgctagtttggccaagaggtccatgcttacatgaccaagtctcctgtgccatagccaggaattttctccctttgttactaagcacacagtttttgaaaactttttctctaagtctagcataaagacattatctatctgaggggcagttaaaattaactcattagttttaccctcgtatattttacatccagtagcatcaaatataacttttctcccattgtcacatagctgagctacgctgagtaagttatatttgagtccgctgactagggagacagattcaatagtaggattacctccgatggttcctgagcctactatcttacccttcttgttgtctccaaaacttacactccctccccgtttacgttcaaacgtgatgaactgagtttcatcacccgtcatatgccttgagcatgcgctgtcaatataccacatctttgacttctcggcacatctcaggcttacctgcattgtaactagttacttttaggtacccaattctttttgggtcctgacttgttaggtgcaacaggtatagcatcatattttattttatggcgacatacatggacagtatggccattctttccacagaagtcacaactgaccttctgtttaggattttttactgacttgtcagcaccccagtgctgagcgtgccagcacactttagtagtgtgtcctaacttcccataaaagtcacactggacttttcgctggggattccatctctgctgagtaccttggtactgagttctcagaggaatgttatttttcttaggaacctttagttggttctggatggttgtgacgtccttcctcagtttctttgaaactgactggacttcagacacatactcatgcatgatcttcatgttatcatgcagagtcgaattgtcctgaagaaggtatctaaggtcactcagtttgacctcttccacttcgtcatagcgcctgctgagtgctctaacctttttattacacttcttaacaagtgtatagagatcactcagggcattaaccatgtcgtttctgagctggggaagagaaattacctcatttgattgctcttcatcatctgatgcgatggatgggtcagcatgctcagagacgcatggctcagcaagttcgtcagccataaagcatatcttcgctgactcggtggcctcagtttttattgatgaagattcatcactgtcactccaagtagccaccattgccttcttcccactcttcttgtctttcctcagcgtggggcagttcgacttaatatggccagcttgatggcactcaaagcatgtaatgggctttgagctgtcctttctgtatttgctgtcgcttgagtcagccttatacttatcaaaccttttgtaaggctttttagaatacttgtcgttcttcctgaacagcctcttcatctttcttgtgaacatggccatctcctcatcatcagttgaactcccgtcagtggagtcagccttcatgacaagtgacttctgcttcttgtcatcaaatttttccttcacctcaaagtttttcatggatatctcatgggtcagcaatgaaccgatgagttcgtcatatttgtaggtggttaaatcctgagcttcctcaactgctgtcgtctttgcttgccagtcttttggaagactcctgagtatctttttgacttgttcttcctcagtgaagattttcccaagtctcttgagctcattaatgatgttggtgaaccatacgttcatgtctgaaatgccctcatcattgttcatctcgaacagctcatacagtctcatctgttgattcaccttggattcttttactttgtttgttccctcgtaggtgacttccagcttcttccagatctcttgtgccgactcacaacctgagattttattatattctgcagcatcgagcgcacagtgaagcatattgatagccgaagcatggttttgaagcttcttgagatcatcctctgtccatttggcctcagcttttataactgtttggccagccacaacctcaacaggtacaaacggcccttggactatagatagccaggcactcatgtttgtagcctgaatgaattttttcatcctattcttccagaaggtatagtttgacccgaagaataggggaggcctagtaatggacagcccctcaggcagtatttgagttgtttggtttccagggagaaaccgagtgctgttttcgcccatagtagggatcagctcaaggttgttagaccttttacagtgagcttttaggctctgataccacttgttggtcccttatttagttgcaagtatagttccaagggggggttaggaactatttaaactttttgctatttaggcagacttcttttactaaagaaaaggtttgaacagcggcgctgagtaaacaacaagatactggcttagtcaacaggtgactaggtcagtttcttagcttgagtcaggagatagcacttagagtctattcctgagctcttacgttttaatgcgcacaactcaacttgacctcttgacttggtcagttttgattgtttaagcaagcaatataaataaggagtcaaaggtttagaaatacttcactcagcagatttatccaggttcggcttcttctaagcctacgtcctgtccccggaacacgtccgagatttcaaatcctctactgagctctttaaaggtagagcctcaaaccttttacaatatcagcaattgagtatgacaagagtaccttcctctatacttctactcaatcctaatctctccgctgagtacttaaaaccgagtactcagcctctcctttctatctctagaaatgataagtgtttttgtcctaatacaaagatgtgctaagacactttagacgatttacaatcactctagacttttacacagatatgaaaatgtagtgtaagaattttgctttgcttcttgcttgcagaacttgtagagatttggtcagcgtaatggcttgatcaagttctgtgtgttgtgaagcttgtgatgacactatttatagagacgtctggtcattcggtcatttcaaatttcgaaataaccgttggagggaaacggctatgtgtcgttgtcatcctgacttgcacagagctctcggtcaatcataatcgtgtatcttttgtcctcggtcagcacagcagatggtctctccttttatggtaaattcaactggacagcatactgtgtcgtctaaactttgccaaaagaggaaacactttgtctggaagttttcctttgacagctgttgtcttgtacgctttgtcgagactactcagcaacttcatcttgaagttgttcccgaaggtcttctagatccttccaaTTGCTGAGTTACGTTTTGAataaaacggcaacgtcttgatatacgcgggccgagtgtactgagttgtttgacttgggccttggcttccgtattgggcttgggccttccaatccttatgacttataacatttatactcaacattgaacaaacacattagtagaataaatcaaagcatttaaacttagtgtgtttagaatatgtattttaatttatacttaaacaattttgtcaaatcaaaattatgtagaaaggtgtttcaacacgacTAACCCGCTCTGATCCCTAAGTTAGCTTTTAGGGACGATTTGGGGATGAACacaacaataaatcaaagctagAGTATAAGATTAGTGAATACGAATgaatgaatgtgtaccttggaGGATGTCTTGCTCTATTTATAATGTGATCTAGGAGGGGGAGGCGGTTATAAGTGTTGTACTACATGACGTTTCACCTGTTGATAGGCGAATATGTACCCTCAGATCAGGTTGTCTATCTAAGTTGGTGGAGATGACTTTATCTTTTAACATTGGGTTCAACTTGTTGGCCTCCCATCTACAGAAGTCTCTTGCCTGAGTCATCAAGTCTTTAAAGGTCTGGGGCCGATTAATTGTTATCTCTTGAGATAGCTTATTGTTGAAGCAATTGGCTGCCATAATGCTTATTGTCCATTCCATGTTTAGTATCTTGACTTGGGTAGCAACTTGCTGGAAGTGCTCCACATAGTCTTTTAAAGTTTCATTCTCATGTTGGACAAGATAGTTGAGGTCTTGCATGGTTTTGCTTTCGGGAATGGATGTCATAAAGTGATCCATGAATTGTCCTgtcatttgcttaaaactagtGATTGATCCCGTGTTGAGCTGCTCATACTAGTAAGCGGTGAAGTTCTTCAATGTTATAGGGAAGAGGCGGTACATTACATCAATCGTGACTTTTGTGGTGTCCATAGCGCATCTAAAGTTCTTTATATGGGTAGTAGGGTCCCTAGTTCCATTGTACTCTTTCAGTAGTGGGTATTTGAACTTTCTTGGTATTGGTATGGTCATAATCCTCGTACATAACGGTATTCAATTTTCGTTATGTCGGGTTGCTTTAATTCTATACCTACTTTGGCAATCGTGTTCTTCAGCTCTATCAACTCTTTTGGATTGCCTCGTACTTAGCTTTAGAATCTTCGGCTCTTTTTGGGTTGCCATCGTTCCCGGGTTTTAGGCTCGATCACAGTCTTCTATCCTTATGGCTCATGGACCGGGACTCAACTAACTTGTGTTGGGGCCTTCTGTGTTTTGAATATGGGGTCCTCATGTTTGGGGAGGGTCATTTTTCTTCTCTCACCCTACTCAATCTCAAGGGATATTTCTTGTTGGCATTCCTCACATTTTGTGCATGTGGAGTTTTGGATCTATGGCGTCTTATTAGGGAGTATTCTCTTCCATGTGACTGGCCATTAAAGCCTTTTGGCCAATTCATCAACGATCTATCTCGATGGTGACGGCAGCTTCGGACGGTGTGATTTTCGACAGAGCAAGATGTATTTTCAAATCTGTTAATGTATTTGATGATCTCTTCGACTATGTTTAAGTTCTCCTTTACCTCTACCATTTCGAAGGCATGCTCGTGTCGCATTATGTTGACGACCTCTTGGACCGATCTAAGGTTTTCCACCAATTGTCTGGAGATTACGTCCAAAAGCTTCTATTGTTGTGTCTCTAAAAGCATCATCATCTTCCTTCAATTCCAAGACTAAGTCGTTATTGACCTATTCCATTCGGCACGCTTCTTCTTCCATCGTTCTTTGGACTCTAGATATAGGGAGTGTACTAGAGGAAGGAAAATGAATGGAACTATTTAAACGAGTCACGGTTATGTTtgatccacgttcaccgcaccaaatttGATGTGACTAAATCCTGTAATTCCTCAAGCGAGCTTGCAATAAGATAGAAACACGGTCAAAGGAGGGACTGAAGTCCGACTAACCCGCTCGGATCCCTAAGTTAGCGTTTAGGGATGATTTGAGGATGAACacaacaataaatcaaagctagAGTATAAGATTAGTGAATACGAATgaatgaatgtgtaccttggaGGATGTCTTGCTCTATTCATAATGTGATCTAGAAGGGGGAGGCGGTTATAAGTCTTGAAGCGTGTTGTACTACGTGACGTGTCACCTGTTGATAGGCGAACATGTACCCTCAGATCAGGGTTCGGTAACCCCTCGAGTCTATTTGGTCCGTGATTGACGGGATTGGACAAGATTGTCATAACATGTTGATCTTTGATGAGATTGACATTGATCTCCCTAATCAAGATAATGAAATTGAGCCGTTGGTAGAATTGATTCACGCGAGCTCTAATTCTGAGTTGTGACTCATGCCATATGAACGTGTTTATATTCTTGGGATAATCAGTCATGTTTGTATGATTTGTTTGATTGTAAGGATAAATGTTGGAGAGAATAACGAGGAATAAAATATGGAGCGAGGGAAGTGAAGTCAAAGAAAGATTGGccaggaaaaggaaaagaaaacagTTGACGAAGTCACTTCCTTCATTTGGCACTCTATATAAATGCGAACCAAGTGGTAGTTGGCTTCTCTTCCTTATATACTAAAATCATGTCTCCATCATCACTTTTATGCCCGTTTCACAACACTTTCTCCATCTTCAACCTTCTTTTTCTGCCATTTTGCCACTCTTCACTTTCCTTTTCCACTCTTTCTTCTTCACCTAAACCATtgcttattatatatttaattataattaattaccattttcttattctttcttttcttttcttctgtgTTCAGTGTTTTGACTTCTGCTGTTGGAATTTAGTGCCTGTGTTACTGTTTTCTTCCTAGGTTTTATTTAAGTGTTTTCGTTTCTTCTATAAAATACAGAAAAGGAAGTTGGTTATAGAGAAAGTATGGTTAAAGGGTTTGGCTTTGGAGATTAGAGACCTCCAATTTGTGTTGCAATGACCTTCTCCTGTTTTGGTTTCTCAAATTCGTGTAAAGGGAAGAACCACCAACCCCCAGAACAAGGTAACAACATATGCTTGATTTTGCCTATGCTTTTTTTTATACTACAGCTATCAATTTCTGATACAACATTTGGGTGAGTATCTTAGCTCCCATCGATCAGGATTATCTCATCATTGATGTTTGTTCGATTTGTGCATGGCTAGAGATTGCCACCAACAATGTGAGGGTGTTCTCTTATAATTCATTAAGATCGGCAACTGATAGTTTCCATCCATCAAACAGAATTGGTGGAGGCGGCTTTGGAGTTGTCTACAGGGTAAGCAAGTCTAACTGCGAATTCCTTTTGCTTTGCTTATTTGCTTTCTTATTTCAAAAGTCACAGTTCTTTTGTTCCATTGTCATTCATATCATAAACTTCACTTTCCAACTTGTAAATCACATGCTTTTGAATTGGTTTCAGTTTCACAGTAGATAGATTTTCACATGCCTGATTCATAGACAACTttaaattcttgttcatttgacaTGAACAATGTTAGAGATGATGATGCATCATTAGTCCAACTTTTCAGATTTTTATTTGCTGAGATGTAGAATAACACTATGATCAAAGGATTCTGAGTTTTCTTGTACGGTAGTGAAATATTTCTATTACATCAATGACCACATGTGCATTTAACCTGCCATATCCAAAAATTAgagagtgattttaaattttattcagTTTTTCTTATTGTAGATGGATCTCCTTTTTAATTCTATTGTCTGGCATGACTGGCCTATAGATGAGACGGAGTCTTGCTAATTTAACATCATTGGCCCGAGAGAATGTATGACCTCAGCTTTTTGGTCTCTTAGACAGACAAAATGTGGAGATTATGACTTTATTAGCATTGCAAATGAAGAATCAGATGCCAATTAGTTTAGTTTCATTTAGCATGAGACCTTTCATTCTATGGTTGAGGACAGAGAGAGCATATCAGTTGTTTTCTCTAGGCTTGTCtgatattaatttggtaatGTATCTTCGTGGTGTCTTTGCAGGGCGTGTTAAGAGATGGAACTCAAGTAGCCATCAAAACTCTTTCTGCAGAATCAAAGCAGGGAAAAAATGAGTTCATGACTGAAATTACAATGATATCAAATATAAGGCATCCAAATCTTGTTGAGCTCATTGGATGCTGTGTTGAGAACAGTAACCGAATACTAGTATACGAGTACATGGAGAACAACAGTCTCACTACTTCTTTACTTAGTAAATATTTGAGACTCGAATATCTTGACTCTTGCACCTAATTAGCTCACTCACTAGCACTTTTTTGTTGCTAATGTCTTGGCTACTTAAGCTTGCCTTGGCATTTAGGCTCTTAAACTAGGTGTCAGCATGTCACTTAAAAGGATGTTTTATCAACCACAAACAGATTCACCTACCGAAAACGATTATGCTAATGTCTAGTGATAATTATGGCAGGTTCTAAACGAAAACATATTTCTATGGACTGGAGCACGAGAGCTGCTATTTGCATCGGTACTGCAAGTGGGCTTGAATTTCTTCATGAAGTGGTTGAACCACCTATAGTACACAGGGATATTAAGGCTAGTAATATACTTCTTGATGGAAACTTACAGCCGAAAATAGGTGATTTTGGTCTTGCAAAACTTTTTCCTGACAATGTCACTCATGTTACTACTCGTGTGGCCGGGACAGTGTAAGTATACTTTACTTGCCATTTAGCTTCATCTGCGAAGAACGGTACCATTTTACTAATAATTCGCTCAATTTCTGTAGGGGATATTTGGCCCCGGAGTATGCTTCACTCGGACAACTTACAAAGAAGGCTGATGTGTATAGTTTTGGCATACTGATGCTTGAAATAATTAGTGGGAGAAGTAGCAGCAAAGCAGCATTTGGGGTAGATTTGTTGATTCTTGTTGAATGGGTATCTTTTCAAACTTAATAATTCATATGTTGCTTCTTTTTTCTTCGAAAGTTGAGTAAAgaaatgttttgcagattggttgtGTGCTGATTTGGATAAAAATGTTGTTGTAGGCATGGAAACTGAAGAATGAAGAAAGGCTTCTGGATGTTGTTGATCCAGAGATAACAGAATATGCAGAGGATGAAGTGATGAGGTTCATTAAAGTTGCACTCTTTTGTACACAAGCATCAGCACAGCAAAGACCCAACATGAAGCAAGTAGTAGAGATGTTAACCAAGAATGTCCACCTCAATGAGAAGGCGCTAACCGAACCAGGAGTGTACAGGACCCGTATCTCGCAGCATGCGGGTGGAGGCAGTTCAAGCGATACATCATCTTCAGTAAAGAAAAAAGGCAAGAAATTGGTGTTGTCAACTGAGTTAGATAGTCCAGAGAGTGTGACAGAAATGCTTCCCAGGTGATGTGCTAAACAGTTGTTCATTAACCACTTGGGTTCCTTGTTTTTGGAAGAGCTTATAAATTGATAGGATAGCTTTTTAATTCTTATCCCTTACACCCACCATATGTTTTTGCATAAGAGTAAGACTGGGTTGGGGTGGGGGATCCATGGGAATAAGACTGGGTGTGGGTATTACTACCTATAACACCATGTAGAtaatatattcttttaataGGAAATTTCCTAGGTATATATGATTGCCTTTTTTCTTCTGTCCTCTCTCTGTTGTTTCCTGTCTGTTTGTTCtatgatttatttttaagtCTCATTGCTTGAGCCTCACACATTCATAAGTATTGGTGACATACTTTATTTCGTATACCCCCATTAACTTCATCTCCATTTTCAACGGTGGATTCAGTTTATTTCTGCTTCATTGGTATCCTTTGACGCCACTCCTTACAAGGCTGGTCCTGACCTTTTATAGCTTCTAGGCGAGTTAACAAATTTGGCTACCGTTGTACatatattctaaattttttaacaCTTAATCCTTAACAAATTTACATGTTTTCATAAGTATTATCTTCAAATCTTGAAAATTGGATGAGTCGCAATTGAAATTGAACTTGACAGGGCGTAAGGTCAGTAGTTGTGAGATGGAAGTGAATAGggattaataataaaaagaaaaacctTTTCCTAAATTGTGTGGTGAGATGGAAGTGAATTGggattaataataaaaagaaaattcttTTTCCTAAATTGTGTGGGAATTAAATAGGGTGGAGTGTCAAGAAACCATTGAACTAAAAGATAGTTAAAATATAGGAGCGactattatttataatatgGAGAAGATTAGAAAGCAATTATA is drawn from Euphorbia lathyris chromosome 9, ddEupLath1.1, whole genome shotgun sequence and contains these coding sequences:
- the LOC136205406 gene encoding putative serine/threonine-protein kinase isoform X1, whose protein sequence is MTFSCFGFSNSCKGKNHQPPEQAPIDQDYLIIDVCSICAWLEIATNNVRVFSYNSLRSATDSFHPSNRIGGGGFGVVYRGVLRDGTQVAIKTLSAESKQGKNEFMTEITMISNIRHPNLVELIGCCVENSNRILVYEYMENNSLTTSLLSSKRKHISMDWSTRAAICIGTASGLEFLHEVVEPPIVHRDIKASNILLDGNLQPKIGDFGLAKLFPDNVTHVTTRVAGTVGYLAPEYASLGQLTKKADVYSFGILMLEIISGRSSSKAAFGVDLLILVEWAWKLKNEERLLDVVDPEITEYAEDEVMRFIKVALFCTQASAQQRPNMKQVVEMLTKNVHLNEKALTEPGVYRTRISQHAGGGSSSDTSSSVKKKGKKLVLSTELDSPESVTEMLPR
- the LOC136205406 gene encoding putative serine/threonine-protein kinase isoform X2 — its product is MTFSCFGFSNSCKGKNHQPPEQEIATNNVRVFSYNSLRSATDSFHPSNRIGGGGFGVVYRGVLRDGTQVAIKTLSAESKQGKNEFMTEITMISNIRHPNLVELIGCCVENSNRILVYEYMENNSLTTSLLSSKRKHISMDWSTRAAICIGTASGLEFLHEVVEPPIVHRDIKASNILLDGNLQPKIGDFGLAKLFPDNVTHVTTRVAGTVGYLAPEYASLGQLTKKADVYSFGILMLEIISGRSSSKAAFGVDLLILVEWAWKLKNEERLLDVVDPEITEYAEDEVMRFIKVALFCTQASAQQRPNMKQVVEMLTKNVHLNEKALTEPGVYRTRISQHAGGGSSSDTSSSVKKKGKKLVLSTELDSPESVTEMLPR